DNA from Rhinatrema bivittatum chromosome 16, aRhiBiv1.1, whole genome shotgun sequence:
cctggatcacccactgttggaaacaggatgctgggcttgatggacccttggtctgacccagtatggcattttcttatgttcttatgttctcatgttttgAATGTCTATATATATCTGGGGCTATTGCATGTTGTTATTGGATCCCCCTTGTATTTGACATCGCTATATTTGAGCGTTTCATTActtattttctatttctatttaacatatttggaaatattttgttACGTATGCTGCTTAATTTCTATTAATGTTCTTGATGATGACTCTTCTTTCTTTCAATCTAAAAGTTGAAGCGGATTTCATAATATTCTTTGTTATGGATCTCCTTTGCACTCTATTCAGCGTCTTATGGTGCATAAGTACAGGGAAATGGAAAACCACACCATTGTGACAGAATTCCTGTTTCTGGGGTTCTCAGACttcccagagctgcagctccctctcttcttATTTCTCTACCTGATGACCGTGCTGCTGAACCTCCTCATTATCTGCATAGTATGTGCCGATCAACACCTGCACACTCCCATGTATTTTTTCCTGGCCAACTTATCTGCATTAGATATCTGCACCTTGACCACCATTCTGCCAAAACTGCTGCCAAACTTTCTGACAAACAACAGTTACATATCTTTCAGTGGATGCATTCTGCAGATGTACTGCTATTATATGTGTGTAGATACAGAGATTCTGCTTCTAACAGCCATGGCGTTTGATCGTTATGTTGCAATCTGCAATCCCCTGCGTTATACCATCATTATGAATAAGAGGGTCTGCGTGCTTCTGGCAGCTGTCACATGGGTAACAGGAGCATTAGAGCCAGTGCCACACAGTGTCATTATATCtcagttttctttctgtgactccaATGTGATCAACCACTTCTTCTGTGAAATCACAGCAGTGCTGAAACTTTCCTGCACTGACACCTTTGTCCTTGACACTATGACATTGGCTGCATCTGTAATTTCAGGTTTGACCCCATTTCACCTTACCCTGACATCCTATGTGTTtatcatctccaccatcctgaaaataaaatctgcagaggggaaaagcaaggccttctctACCTGTTTCTCCCACCTCACAGTCATCATTCTCTTATACGGGACTATGATAGGAATATACATGGAGCCCAGCTCAGGGGACTCTACAAAATCAAACAAGCTGCCTACTGCAGTGTATATATTCACTCTACCACTG
Protein-coding regions in this window:
- the LOC115077574 gene encoding olfactory receptor 13F1-like, producing the protein MENHTIVTEFLFLGFSDFPELQLPLFLFLYLMTVLLNLLIICIVCADQHLHTPMYFFLANLSALDICTLTTILPKLLPNFLTNNSYISFSGCILQMYCYYMCVDTEILLLTAMAFDRYVAICNPLRYTIIMNKRVCVLLAAVTWVTGALEPVPHSVIISQFSFCDSNVINHFFCEITAVLKLSCTDTFVLDTMTLAASVISGLTPFHLTLTSYVFIISTILKIKSAEGKSKAFSTCFSHLTVIILLYGTMIGIYMEPSSGDSTKSNKLPTAVYIFTLPLLNPLIYSLRSKELKVALKKALSRKPTYVSR